The proteins below are encoded in one region of Mycobacterium pseudokansasii:
- a CDS encoding PPE domain-containing protein, which yields MNFSVLPPEINSLRMYAGAGAQPMLEAAAAWGRLADELQAAASSFASVTAGLARGAWQGPAAAAMVDAAAPYASWLGAAAAAAAGTAGQASSVAAVFEAAQAAIVHPAMVVANRNDLVALVISNLFGQNTPAIAATEGLYEEMWAADVAVMSAYHAGVSAAAAQLAPLQQALALPAAVDFSISIFGLQLVQSGTANANSTVGGLAVASGANSTANAGVTDIALAFGSGSTAEATGGVLNVAGSFGSNSSTSATGGVNLGTGALAFGNNNTVKASSIGTVNIGTVAAAFGSDNTVTAIANGVENNATVAAVFGNNNTDVSAVVNGVENTGIVSAVFGSNNSGVAANAFGVENNAVVATVAGSGNNTVLAQAGGAGLNEIVLASAFGNNNSVAATATGVGGNLGTAATAFVGDGNTVAASATGAHTLTAATALFGDNNVVKATSFGAENIGTVATAGGSGNSAVSADANGTGNIATVATAFGNNSPNVAASALGVGNIANVATALGNGNSATAKAIGVDNIATVATTAGNNNAVGASGVGVGGNIANVATAFGNDNSQVSADAGGAGGNIATVATSFGNGNKVTASAFGAGNIANVSTALFSNDNTISASSFGVENIATVATSIGDNNGVSATNSLGVGGNIATVATAIGIGQGNNQVAAESGAGGGNIASVATVLFGGNNSASASGLGAGNIADVATVLFSSNSTSHASALGVENIATVATVFGDGSNVSASAPGIGGNIATVATALGQANTQVNAIAGPGGGNIATVATALGDGNSVTNQALGAANIASVATVIGDNNTADVNVIGVENIATVATAIGDNNGIAAGAPGLGANIATVATALGSDNPQVSAVSGAGGGNIASVATVIGDKSSASASALGAGNIATVSTVLFSSNNTSSASALGVENIATVATSYGDNNNVSASTPGVGANIATFATAIGQGNTQVSATAGGGGGNIATLASAFGDNNKMDVSSIGLGNTANVATVIGNGNTAKVDTFGVENDFTIATAIGDNNGVAASAPGIGANIATIATAIGDGNSQVSASAGGGGGNVATLASAFGDNNKIDVSSTGIGNTANVATVIGNGNTAKVDTFGAENDFTIATAIGDNNGVAASAPGIGANIATIATAIGDGNSQVSASAGGGGGNIATLSNVIGDNNTANVSATGLGNIATIATGIGNNSGLVANSFGLENIATVATSWGDGNGTVAAESGGAGGNIATLATVFGSGNTTTGAKAVGIGGNIATLGTVIGDGNTTVAASATGSGNIASVATAIGDKGSAEVTVFGLENIATFATSGGDSNGVAASATGAGGNIATVATAIGNGNTQVSAAAGGIGANIATLANAFGDNNIATAAATGVGNIPTVATVIGSGNEMKVSTFGVENIATLGTVIGDNNTGGVTEAGGLVGGNIATLATVIGNNNTAAVARAVGIGGNIATLGTTITDGNAVSATATGVGNTATVATAFIGGGNSATASASGVENIATLATAAGGNNGASATASGLGGNIATLGTAIGDGNTNVAAQAGGVGGNIAIAATAIGDHNTVAASGGGVNIGSIATAVGDSNINVAARGQGAADLGTVATVVGFGNNGVEAVGNGPANILNVATVVGDNNHGVLAGATGLLNIAVVVGGNNTALAGDAAGRLAGANLAIVGGIGAGAKAFNGFLNFAVAVADGVEATAGPGNLHVSIRPFMDILPGA from the coding sequence ATGAACTTTTCCGTGTTGCCACCGGAGATCAACTCACTACGGATGTATGCCGGCGCCGGGGCCCAACCGATGTTGGAGGCGGCGGCGGCCTGGGGCCGTCTGGCCGACGAATTGCAGGCCGCGGCGTCGTCGTTCGCCTCGGTCACAGCGGGACTGGCGCGCGGCGCGTGGCAGGGCCCGGCCGCTGCGGCGATGGTGGACGCGGCGGCACCCTACGCGAGCTGGTTGGGGGCGGCGGCGGCCGCCGCGGCGGGGACGGCCGGGCAGGCCAGCTCGGTTGCTGCGGTGTTCGAGGCCGCCCAGGCCGCGATCGTCCACCCGGCTATGGTCGTGGCCAACCGCAACGATCTGGTGGCGTTGGTGATCTCGAACCTGTTCGGCCAGAACACGCCTGCGATAGCGGCGACCGAGGGCCTGTATGAGGAGATGTGGGCCGCCGATGTGGCCGTGATGTCGGCCTACCACGCCGGTGTCTCGGCGGCTGCGGCGCAGCTGGCGCCGTTGCAGCAGGCGCTGGCGCTGCCGGCCGCCGTGGACTTCAGCATTTCCATCTTCGGGCTGCAGCTGGTGCAGTCCGGCACCGCGAACGCCAACTCGACCGTTGGCGGACTGGCAGTCGCCTCCGGGGCCAACAGCACGGCCAACGCCGGCGTGACCGATATCGCTCTTGCCTTCGGTAGCGGCAGCACCGCCGAGGCCACCGGGGGCGTCTTGAACGTCGCCGGCTCGTTCGGCAGCAACAGCTCAACCAGCGCCACCGGCGGAGTCAACCTCGGCACCGGCGCCCTCGCGTTCGGAAACAACAACACGGTCAAAGCCAGCTCCATCGGCACCGTCAATATAGGCACCGTCGCCGCCGCGTTCGGCAGCGACAATACGGTCACCGCCATCGCCAACGGTGTGGAAAACAACGCCACCGTGGCGGCGGTGTTCGGCAACAACAACACCGACGTCTCGGCCGTCGTCAACGGTGTGGAAAACACCGGCATCGTGTCGGCCGTATTCGGCAGCAACAATTCCGGGGTCGCCGCCAACGCGTTCGGCGTGGAGAACAACGCCGTGGTGGCCACCGTCGCCGGCAGCGGCAACAACACGGTCCTGGCCCAGGCGGGCGGCGCGGGCCTCAATGAGATCGTTCTCGCCAGCGCCTTCGGCAACAACAACTCCGTCGCGGCCACCGCGACGGGCGTGGGCGGCAATCTGGGCACCGCCGCCACCGCGTTCGTCGGGGACGGCAACACGGTTGCCGCCAGTGCGACCGGTGCGCACACCCTCACTGCGGCCACCGCGTTGTTCGGCGACAACAATGTGGTCAAAGCCACCTCGTTCGGTGCGGAGAACATCGGGACGGTGGCCACCGCGGGCGGCAGCGGCAACAGCGCAGTCAGCGCCGATGCCAATGGCACCGGCAACATCGCCACCGTGGCCACCGCGTTCGGCAACAACAGCCCGAACGTCGCGGCAAGCGCGCTCGGCGTGGGCAACATCGCCAACGTGGCAACCGCGCTGGGCAACGGCAACTCGGCCACCGCGAAAGCGATCGGCGTGGACAACATCGCCACGGTGGCCACGACGGCCGGCAACAACAATGCGGTCGGAGCCAGCGGCGTGGGCGTCGGCGGCAATATCGCCAACGTCGCCACCGCATTCGGCAACGACAACAGTCAAGTCAGTGCCGACGCCGGCGGGGCCGGCGGCAATATCGCCACCGTCGCGACGTCGTTCGGTAACGGCAACAAGGTAACGGCCAGCGCGTTCGGCGCCGGCAATATCGCCAACGTGTCCACCGCGTTGTTCAGCAACGACAACACGATCTCGGCCAGCTCGTTCGGCGTGGAAAATATCGCCACGGTGGCCACCTCGATCGGTGACAACAACGGGGTCTCGGCTACCAATTCGCTGGGCGTCGGCGGCAATATCGCCACCGTCGCCACCGCCATCGGTATCGGCCAGGGCAACAATCAGGTTGCCGCCGAATCGGGTGCCGGGGGCGGCAATATCGCCTCGGTGGCCACCGTGTTGTTCGGGGGCAACAACTCTGCATCGGCCAGCGGACTGGGTGCCGGCAATATCGCCGATGTAGCGACCGTGTTGTTCAGCAGCAACAGCACCTCCCACGCCAGCGCGCTGGGGGTGGAAAACATCGCCACCGTGGCTACCGTCTTCGGTGACGGCAGCAATGTCTCGGCCTCCGCGCCCGGCATCGGGGGCAACATCGCCACCGTGGCTACCGCTCTCGGCCAGGCCAACACCCAGGTCAACGCCATAGCCGGCCCCGGCGGCGGCAATATCGCGACCGTCGCCACCGCACTCGGCGACGGCAACAGCGTCACAAACCAGGCCCTTGGTGCGGCCAATATCGCCAGCGTCGCCACCGTCATCGGGGACAACAACACCGCCGACGTCAATGTGATCGGCGTGGAAAATATCGCCACGGTGGCCACCGCAATTGGTGACAACAACGGAATTGCTGCCGGCGCGCCGGGGCTTGGCGCCAATATCGCCACCGTCGCCACCGCCCTCGGCAGCGACAACCCTCAGGTCAGTGCCGTGTCCGGCGCCGGAGGCGGCAATATCGCCTCGGTGGCCACCGTGATCGGCGACAAGAGCTCGGCTTCGGCGAGCGCACTGGGCGCCGGCAACATCGCCACGGTGTCCACCGTGCTGTTCAGTAGCAACAACACCTCTTCGGCCAGCGCTCTCGGGGTGGAAAATATCGCCACGGTGGCCACCTCCTACGGTGACAACAACAACGTCTCAGCCAGCACGCCCGGAGTCGGCGCCAACATCGCGACCTTCGCGACGGCCATCGGCCAGGGCAACACTCAGGTCAGCGCCACGGCCGGCGGGGGTGGCGGCAACATCGCCACCCTGGCCAGCGCGTTCGGCGACAACAACAAGATGGATGTCAGCTCGATCGGCCTGGGCAACACCGCCAACGTCGCCACCGTCATCGGCAACGGCAATACCGCAAAGGTCGACACTTTCGGCGTGGAGAACGACTTCACCATCGCGACCGCAATCGGCGACAACAACGGGGTTGCGGCCAGCGCACCCGGCATCGGCGCCAACATCGCCACCATCGCCACCGCGATCGGCGACGGCAACAGCCAGGTCAGCGCCTCGGCCGGCGGCGGTGGCGGCAATGTTGCCACCCTGGCCAGCGCGTTCGGGGACAACAACAAGATCGATGTCAGCTCGACCGGCATCGGCAACACCGCCAACGTCGCCACCGTCATCGGCAACGGCAATACCGCAAAGGTCGACACTTTCGGCGCGGAGAACGACTTCACCATCGCGACCGCAATCGGCGACAACAACGGGGTTGCGGCCAGCGCACCCGGCATCGGCGCCAACATTGCCACCATCGCCACCGCGATCGGCGACGGCAACAGCCAGGTCAGCGCCTCGGCCGGGGGAGGCGGCGGTAACATCGCCACCCTGTCCAACGTGATCGGTGACAACAACACTGCCAACGTCAGTGCCACCGGGCTGGGCAATATCGCCACCATCGCCACCGGTATCGGCAACAACAGCGGGCTGGTTGCCAACTCGTTCGGCCTGGAGAACATCGCGACCGTGGCGACCTCGTGGGGCGACGGCAACGGCACGGTAGCCGCCGAGTCCGGCGGCGCCGGCGGCAATATCGCCACCCTGGCCACGGTGTTCGGTAGCGGTAACACCACCACGGGCGCCAAGGCAGTGGGCATCGGCGGCAACATCGCCACCCTGGGCACCGTGATCGGTGACGGCAACACGACGGTCGCAGCCAGTGCGACCGGCTCCGGCAACATCGCCAGCGTTGCCACCGCCATCGGCGACAAGGGCTCCGCCGAAGTCACCGTGTTCGGTCTGGAAAACATCGCCACCTTCGCGACCTCGGGCGGCGACAGCAACGGGGTCGCCGCCAGCGCGACCGGCGCGGGCGGCAACATCGCCACCGTCGCCACCGCAATCGGCAACGGCAACACCCAAGTCAGCGCCGCGGCCGGGGGAATCGGCGCCAACATCGCCACCTTGGCCAATGCGTTCGGCGACAACAACATCGCCACGGCCGCGGCCACCGGCGTGGGCAATATCCCCACCGTCGCCACCGTGATCGGCAGCGGCAACGAGATGAAGGTCAGCACCTTCGGCGTGGAGAACATCGCCACCCTGGGCACCGTGATCGGCGACAACAACACTGGCGGCGTCACCGAAGCCGGCGGTCTGGTGGGCGGCAACATCGCCACCCTGGCCACCGTGATCGGCAACAACAACACCGCCGCGGTGGCCAGGGCGGTGGGTATCGGCGGCAATATCGCGACCCTGGGGACGACGATCACCGACGGCAACGCGGTCTCGGCCACCGCCACCGGCGTGGGCAATACCGCTACCGTCGCCACCGCGTTCATCGGTGGCGGCAACTCGGCCACTGCCTCGGCGTCCGGTGTGGAGAACATCGCCACCTTGGCGACCGCCGCCGGCGGCAACAACGGGGCCTCGGCCACCGCATCGGGGCTCGGCGGCAATATCGCCACCCTGGGTACCGCGATCGGTGACGGCAACACCAACGTGGCGGCCCAGGCCGGTGGCGTGGGCGGCAACATCGCCATCGCGGCGACCGCCATCGGCGACCACAATACGGTCGCGGCCAGCGGGGGTGGGGTCAACATCGGCAGCATCGCCACCGCCGTCGGCGACTCCAACATCAACGTCGCGGCCCGCGGGCAGGGCGCTGCCGATCTCGGCACCGTCGCCACCGTCGTCGGCTTCGGCAACAACGGCGTCGAGGCCGTCGGCAACGGCCCGGCCAACATCCTCAACGTCGCCACCGTGGTCGGTGACAACAACCACGGAGTCCTCGCCGGTGCCACCGGACTGCTCAACATCGCGGTCGTCGTGGGAGGTAACAACACCGCGCTGGCCGGCGACGCAGCGGGCAGGTTGGCGGGCGCCAACCTCGCGATCGTCGGCGGCATCGGAGCCGGAGCCAAAGCCTTCAACGGCTTCCTCAATTTCGCCGTCGCCGTCGCCGACGGCGTCGAGGCGACCGCGGGCCCGGGCAACCTCCACGTCAGCATCCGGCCCTTCATGGATATCCTGCCGGGCGCCTGA
- a CDS encoding flavin reductase family protein, whose amino-acid sequence MAGTRAPRGFPFGENGKTEQVVGPDVEAFDKLVSLLDYPIFIVTAAVGGAQAGCLVGFASQASIHPPRFLVGLSEQNHTFRVAAGATHLGVHLFDREHLDVVELFGSRSGDTVNKFDHCLWHIGPARTPIPDDAATWFVGRILDRFPLGDHVGYLLEPVDGSPPHQLEQWVSFRDVRDLPPGHQA is encoded by the coding sequence ATGGCCGGCACACGCGCCCCCCGGGGATTCCCGTTCGGTGAGAACGGGAAGACTGAGCAGGTGGTCGGGCCCGACGTGGAAGCGTTCGACAAGCTGGTGTCGCTGCTGGACTACCCGATTTTTATCGTCACTGCCGCGGTCGGCGGCGCTCAGGCCGGCTGCCTGGTGGGCTTCGCCAGTCAGGCCAGCATCCATCCCCCTCGTTTCCTGGTCGGACTGTCCGAGCAGAACCACACGTTCCGGGTGGCGGCCGGCGCCACCCATCTGGGGGTGCACCTGTTCGACCGTGAGCATCTCGATGTCGTCGAGCTTTTCGGCAGCCGCAGCGGCGACACGGTCAACAAGTTCGACCACTGCTTGTGGCATATCGGTCCGGCGCGGACACCCATCCCCGACGACGCGGCGACGTGGTTCGTCGGCAGGATTCTGGATCGGTTTCCGCTAGGCGACCATGTCGGGTATCTGCTGGAACCGGTGGACGGCAGCCCGCCGCACCAACTGGAGCAGTGGGTATCCTTCCGCGACGTTCGCGACCTGCCACCGGGCCACCAGGCCTAG
- a CDS encoding SDR family NAD(P)-dependent oxidoreductase, which produces MNDLTHGRPLLDDRVAVVTGGGGGIGAATSRLFAEHGARVVVADIDPDLAEQTVEEIGDPAFAVVTDVRDAGQVGALARTVLDRYGRVDVLVNNVGHWLRHPGDFVDTDPELWNELYRVNLHHVLLATHAFLPAMIDRRAGAIVNVSSVEGLRGYPEDPVYAAFKAAVIHFTRSLAVQVGRHGVRVNAIAPDVTESLQVPYSQWLSEDEKTQWPQWVPVGRMGLPQDQARVILFLASDLSAFVTGHTIPTDGGTGAAGGWFRSARRPDREWTNRPIAP; this is translated from the coding sequence ATGAACGACCTCACGCACGGCCGCCCGCTACTCGACGACCGGGTGGCGGTGGTGACCGGTGGCGGCGGCGGTATCGGCGCGGCGACCTCACGGTTGTTCGCCGAACACGGCGCCCGGGTGGTCGTCGCCGACATCGACCCCGACCTCGCCGAGCAAACCGTCGAAGAGATCGGTGACCCGGCCTTCGCGGTCGTCACCGATGTCCGCGACGCCGGCCAGGTCGGCGCGCTGGCGCGGACCGTGCTCGACCGCTACGGCCGAGTCGATGTGCTGGTCAACAACGTGGGCCACTGGCTGCGTCACCCCGGCGATTTCGTCGACACCGACCCGGAGCTGTGGAACGAGCTCTACCGGGTGAACCTGCACCACGTGCTGCTGGCCACACACGCGTTCCTGCCGGCGATGATCGATCGACGTGCCGGAGCGATCGTCAACGTGTCGTCCGTGGAGGGGTTGCGCGGTTATCCGGAGGATCCGGTGTACGCCGCCTTCAAGGCCGCCGTCATCCACTTCACCCGCAGCCTTGCCGTCCAGGTCGGACGCCACGGGGTCCGGGTCAACGCGATCGCGCCCGACGTGACGGAATCACTGCAGGTGCCCTATTCGCAGTGGTTGTCCGAGGACGAAAAAACCCAATGGCCGCAATGGGTTCCGGTGGGCCGGATGGGTCTCCCGCAAGACCAGGCGCGGGTGATCCTCTTCCTGGCCTCCGACCTGTCGGCGTTCGTCACCGGCCACACCATCCCGACCGACGGCGGCACCGGCGCGGCCGGCGGATGGTTCCGCTCGGCGCGCCGACCCGACCGGGAATGGACGAATCGCCCCATCGCCCCCTAG
- a CDS encoding NRAMP family divalent metal transporter, producing MGSPRRRRWALLAVWGPGLVVMLADTDAGSLITAAQSGAQWGYRMVLPQLILMPILYVVQEMTVRLGIVTGRGHGALIRERFGRGWAWLSAFTLFASAIGALLTEFVGVAGVGELFGVSRWVSIPIATTMLLALALTGSYRRVERIGLAIGAAELAFLVAMVMARPQLDALLAGLSSMPLGNSSYLLLVAANVGAVIMPWMIFYQQGAVVDKHLSVATIRQARYDTATGAVLTQLIMIAVVLTVAATIGTHQEAAPLQTVGQIAGALTPYLGEFGGTVLFGLGMLGAALVAAIVASLAGAWGLSEVFGWQHTLNQRPTRATAKFYTTYALAHLVGAALVLGSVDLVNLAVDVEVMNALLLPIVLGLLLVLEARALPEQWRMSGVRKYTTRTLCLVVIAFGLYMVPQALGWT from the coding sequence GTGGGCAGCCCCCGACGGCGGCGGTGGGCACTGCTGGCGGTGTGGGGTCCGGGCCTGGTGGTGATGCTGGCCGACACCGACGCGGGCTCGCTGATCACCGCGGCCCAGTCCGGTGCCCAGTGGGGCTATCGGATGGTGTTGCCGCAACTGATTTTGATGCCGATCCTCTATGTCGTTCAGGAGATGACCGTGCGCCTGGGCATCGTGACGGGCCGGGGCCACGGTGCATTGATCAGAGAGCGATTCGGCCGCGGTTGGGCATGGCTGTCGGCGTTCACGCTGTTCGCCTCGGCGATCGGGGCGTTGCTGACCGAATTCGTCGGGGTCGCCGGGGTCGGCGAACTCTTCGGTGTCTCGCGCTGGGTCAGCATCCCGATCGCTACCACGATGCTGCTGGCGTTGGCGCTGACCGGCAGCTATCGGCGGGTCGAGCGCATCGGCCTGGCGATCGGCGCGGCCGAGCTGGCATTTCTGGTCGCCATGGTGATGGCCCGTCCGCAGCTGGACGCGCTGCTGGCCGGCTTGTCGTCGATGCCGCTGGGCAATTCGTCCTATCTGCTGCTGGTCGCAGCCAATGTCGGCGCGGTCATCATGCCCTGGATGATCTTCTATCAACAGGGTGCGGTGGTCGACAAACACCTGTCGGTGGCCACGATCCGGCAGGCCCGTTACGACACCGCCACCGGCGCGGTGCTGACCCAACTGATCATGATCGCGGTGGTGCTGACCGTCGCGGCCACCATCGGGACCCATCAGGAGGCGGCTCCCCTGCAAACCGTCGGGCAGATCGCCGGTGCCCTGACGCCGTATCTGGGCGAATTCGGCGGCACCGTGCTGTTCGGTTTGGGAATGCTCGGCGCGGCCCTGGTCGCCGCGATCGTCGCTTCGCTGGCCGGTGCCTGGGGGCTGTCGGAAGTCTTCGGGTGGCAGCACACCCTCAACCAGCGGCCCACTCGGGCCACCGCCAAGTTCTACACCACCTACGCTCTTGCCCACCTCGTCGGTGCGGCACTGGTCCTGGGCAGCGTCGACCTGGTCAACCTGGCGGTCGATGTCGAAGTGATGAACGCCTTGCTGCTACCCATCGTGCTGGGGCTGCTGCTGGTGCTGGAAGCCCGCGCGCTGCCCGAGCAATGGCGCATGAGTGGGGTACGTAAGTACACCACTCGTACGCTGTGCCTGGTTGTCATCGCCTTCGGGCTTTACATGGTTCCGCAAGCCCTCGGCTGGACGTGA
- a CDS encoding FAD-binding oxidoreductase, giving the protein MLADGRTMTASESQHPDLFWALRGGGGNFGVATSFTFRLHPVPTVICGPTAWPASATADILSWYRDFLPAQDEDLYGFFAAMTVPPVAPFSEAFHLHKAYAVVWCYTGDPAAAEEVFAPVRQMEPAFDGLGAAPYPALQSTFDALYPKGLQWYWRGDFFRTIADGAVQAHARFTEELPTMHSTMHLYPVDGAVHRVGQTDTAWAYRDVTFSQVIAGVDPDPANAAALKRWTVDYWDATHPFSAGGAYVNFMMDEGQDRVRATYGPNCRRLSEVKATYDPHNVFHINQNIVPAG; this is encoded by the coding sequence GTGCTCGCTGACGGGCGGACGATGACGGCCTCGGAATCCCAGCACCCCGACCTGTTCTGGGCATTGCGCGGCGGCGGCGGAAACTTCGGGGTGGCCACGTCGTTTACCTTCCGGTTGCATCCGGTACCCACCGTGATCTGCGGTCCCACCGCGTGGCCGGCATCGGCCACCGCCGACATCCTGAGCTGGTACCGGGACTTCCTGCCCGCCCAGGACGAAGATCTCTACGGGTTCTTCGCAGCCATGACCGTCCCGCCGGTGGCGCCGTTCTCCGAGGCTTTCCACCTGCACAAGGCGTATGCGGTGGTGTGGTGCTACACCGGCGACCCGGCCGCAGCCGAGGAGGTGTTCGCCCCGGTGCGCCAGATGGAGCCGGCCTTCGACGGTCTCGGCGCGGCACCCTATCCCGCGCTGCAGTCCACCTTCGACGCCCTGTATCCCAAAGGGCTGCAATGGTATTGGCGTGGCGACTTCTTCCGGACCATCGCCGACGGTGCCGTGCAGGCCCACGCCCGGTTCACCGAGGAGCTGCCGACCATGCACTCCACCATGCACCTCTACCCGGTCGACGGCGCGGTGCACCGGGTCGGCCAAACCGACACCGCCTGGGCGTACCGGGACGTCACCTTCTCCCAGGTGATTGCGGGGGTCGACCCCGACCCGGCCAACGCCGCGGCCCTGAAGCGCTGGACCGTGGACTACTGGGACGCCACGCACCCGTTCTCGGCGGGCGGCGCGTACGTCAACTTCATGATGGACGAGGGCCAAGACCGGGTCCGCGCGACATACGGTCCGAACTGTCGGCGCCTCAGCGAGGTCAAGGCGACATACGACCCGCACAACGTGTTCCACATCAACCAGAACATAGTGCCGGCGGGATGA
- a CDS encoding helix-turn-helix transcriptional regulator, translated as MQRSVQACGQPFFGFISACVEQALAFLRGDFPGAKRWADIALRTGNSFGADGTEGSHGVQMFMIRRETGGLDRFAGFVDGSETFAGRWVPGRLALYTELNCERGMARALDHLLNRNLGDHTDEAQWPMELVFMVEAVHALRPLVARYAGKNLLAGQFVALFGSADRYLARIAAQRGDNQAAERLFGTALEMDRRMGSVVHVSETLARQALFAASRGRAEDARRLADGACAIARPIGQVRVLGLVDSLLMTGPDGLTDREVEVLRLLAAGLSNRAIGERLYISTNTAANHVRSILIKTGAANRTEAVMYAADHQLLG; from the coding sequence ATGCAGCGATCGGTACAAGCCTGCGGCCAGCCCTTCTTCGGTTTCATCAGCGCGTGCGTCGAGCAAGCACTGGCATTTCTGCGCGGCGACTTCCCCGGTGCGAAACGGTGGGCCGACATCGCGTTGCGCACCGGCAATTCGTTTGGCGCTGACGGAACCGAAGGCTCGCACGGAGTACAGATGTTCATGATCCGCCGCGAAACCGGCGGGCTGGACAGATTCGCCGGCTTCGTCGACGGCAGCGAGACCTTCGCCGGCCGCTGGGTCCCCGGCCGGCTGGCGCTGTACACCGAGCTCAACTGCGAACGCGGCATGGCCCGTGCCCTGGACCACTTGCTCAACCGCAATCTCGGCGACCACACCGACGAGGCTCAGTGGCCGATGGAGCTGGTGTTCATGGTGGAGGCGGTGCACGCACTGCGCCCGTTAGTTGCCCGCTATGCCGGCAAGAACCTGTTGGCGGGCCAGTTCGTAGCGCTGTTCGGTAGCGCCGACCGGTATCTGGCCCGCATTGCGGCCCAGCGCGGTGACAATCAGGCGGCTGAGCGCCTTTTCGGCACCGCGCTGGAGATGGACCGGCGGATGGGTTCGGTCGTCCATGTGAGCGAGACGCTGGCCCGCCAAGCCTTGTTTGCCGCATCGCGCGGGCGAGCCGAGGATGCCCGGCGCCTGGCCGACGGGGCCTGTGCGATCGCCCGGCCGATCGGTCAGGTGCGGGTTCTTGGCCTGGTGGATTCGTTGCTGATGACGGGGCCGGATGGGCTGACAGACCGGGAGGTCGAAGTATTGCGGCTGCTGGCAGCGGGATTGAGCAACCGGGCCATCGGAGAACGGCTTTACATCAGTACCAACACAGCCGCCAACCATGTTCGCAGCATTCTGATCAAGACCGGGGCTGCCAATCGCACGGAGGCGGTGATGTATGCCGCCGACCACCAACTGCTGGGGTGA
- a CDS encoding DUF4242 domain-containing protein, with translation MPIFMVERTYAEKLEPTFEVADGINRINAEEGVRWLYSFLSADKRKTYCLYEAPSPEAIRTAASRAGLPADVIVEVSKRVLPDGASTDI, from the coding sequence GTGCCGATATTCATGGTCGAGCGCACCTATGCCGAAAAGCTGGAACCCACCTTCGAGGTCGCCGATGGCATCAATCGGATCAATGCCGAGGAAGGTGTTCGTTGGCTGTATTCGTTCCTGTCGGCGGACAAACGAAAGACATATTGCCTCTACGAAGCACCCTCACCGGAGGCGATCCGAACCGCTGCTTCCCGGGCCGGTCTTCCGGCCGATGTCATCGTCGAGGTCAGCAAACGCGTCTTGCCGGACGGCGCGTCGACCGACATTTGA
- a CDS encoding alpha/beta hydrolase, which translates to MVTIKNPRHARARKADGRRIHHRHSPQSIAVSLATRLIVKNAVRAWAIQPNLRWPFDYIDGLAGLLPRFRSSARIDPVRLDHCAAEWVRAPGVSPTRAILYLHGGAFLTCGLNTHRSLVCRLSRAADAGVLNVGYRKLPSHQITDAIEDALSGLAWLQDQGFDGGQVVVAGDSAGGYLAFMTTLSAIRSRLAKPAGIATVSPFTDPDPARKLAHRNARRCSMFTCGALSMFARYLGQVQLPHERPKSSRRVESPVDADLSPLPPVAIHASSDELLLADAELMAKRLTAAGIRCDLHLWDGQIHDFPLAADILPEGRRAIRYLGDFVKEVTARMPAAAAG; encoded by the coding sequence ATGGTCACGATAAAGAATCCCCGGCACGCACGGGCGAGGAAGGCGGATGGCCGGCGAATTCACCATCGCCACAGTCCGCAATCAATTGCCGTCTCACTTGCCACCCGGTTGATCGTGAAGAACGCGGTGCGTGCCTGGGCCATCCAACCGAATCTGCGCTGGCCATTTGATTACATCGACGGCTTAGCGGGTTTGTTGCCGCGCTTTCGGTCGTCGGCCAGGATTGACCCGGTACGCCTCGACCACTGTGCTGCGGAATGGGTTCGAGCGCCGGGTGTTTCCCCGACACGGGCAATTCTTTACCTGCATGGCGGAGCCTTCCTCACCTGTGGGCTCAACACCCACCGCTCTCTGGTGTGCCGGTTGTCGAGGGCCGCGGATGCCGGTGTGCTCAACGTCGGGTACCGCAAGCTGCCGTCGCACCAGATCACCGACGCGATCGAGGATGCGTTGAGCGGCCTCGCCTGGTTGCAGGATCAAGGCTTCGACGGCGGGCAGGTCGTGGTGGCGGGCGATTCGGCGGGCGGGTACCTGGCGTTCATGACGACGTTGTCGGCGATCCGCAGCCGCCTCGCGAAGCCGGCCGGCATCGCCACCGTCTCGCCCTTCACCGATCCCGATCCGGCCCGCAAGCTCGCCCACCGCAACGCACGTCGATGTTCGATGTTCACCTGCGGGGCCCTGTCGATGTTCGCTCGGTATCTGGGCCAGGTGCAGCTTCCACACGAGCGGCCGAAATCCTCACGTCGGGTCGAGTCCCCGGTGGACGCCGACCTATCCCCGTTGCCGCCCGTCGCCATCCACGCGAGTTCGGACGAACTGTTGCTGGCCGACGCTGAGCTCATGGCGAAACGGCTCACCGCCGCGGGAATCCGGTGTGATCTGCACCTGTGGGACGGCCAAATTCACGATTTCCCGCTGGCGGCAGACATCTTGCCGGAAGGCCGGCGGGCCATTCGATACCTCGGCGACTTCGTCAAAGAGGTCACTGCGCGCATGCCCGCCGCGGCAGCCGGGTAG